The genomic window CCGTTGAAGAAGCGGAAGCTGTCGAACTCCACGTCCTCCTCCGCCGAGAAACTGTACCGGTCCAGGCGGGAGAGGTAAGGGAAGTCCTTCGCTTCCGTCTCCGTTGCCGGAGTCTCCGTATCCTCCTGGGCCGCCAGGGGAACCACCCCGAAGCCAAGGATCAGCAGGCTCAGCGTAAGAAACCGGACTTTCATCGGAATGCCCTCCTCGAGAGATCGCCGGCGCCTCGGGGCACCGGATGGGGGCATTGTAAGGAATCCGGCGGGAAAGTGCAACGGCCGCTTCCGGGTAAACCACTAATTTCACTAATAATCACTAATAACGGGACCAAAAACGTTCCAGGACGGTTTTACAAACAAATGAGTTACAACATCGGAAGAGCTGAGTCTCCGACTTTTTTCGACCCCATCATTAGTGAACATTAGTGCAATTAGTGGTTTGAAATAAAAACGGCTTTTTTTTATCCTTTTTGTTGAGGAGGGTCGCAACAATTCCCGTGGACCTGTCGTATAATAGAACAAGAATTCTAATTCTAATCAGAGTTGGGATTCGATCCGGGATTGAGATCGACGTTTGAAAGAGGGTAAGGCATGAAGAAACAATCGGATGGAGAACCGGTGTCCCCCGGCGGCCTGACCCGGGCGCCCCGCCAGACCCGCAGCGAGCGGTCCCTGCAGCGGATCCTCGACGCCACCGAGCGAATCCTGGAGACGAAGGATTTCGCCGAGGTCACGGTCAACGAGATCGTCCGGGAGGCCCGCTCGTCGGTGGGGGTCTTCTACTCCCGCTTCCCGGACAAGATGGCCCTCCTCCACGTCCTGGACGAGCGTTTCGTCGCCGCCGTGGAGGCGGACGTGGAAGAGTTCGTCCGGCAGCACCGGGAGGCGCCCCTGGCGGAGGCCGTGACGGAACTGGTCCGCTTCGTCTGGCGGACCTACACCCGCAGGAAGGGGATGCAGCGGTCCCTCATCCTGCGGGTGCGGCTGTCGCCCAACGACCGCTTCCAGGCCGCCGGCCGCCGCCTGGTCCGGTGCATCGATACGGTCTGCGACCTCCTCCGGGAACGGCGCGCCGAGATCCGGCACCCCGACCCGGCCTGCGCCCTCCGCCTGGGGATGACGCTGGTGGTGGCGGCCGTGAAGGAGATGGTGGTCTTCGCGCAGACGACGCTGCTCGACCTGCCGGAGTACGCCTCGGAGGAAGCCCTCGTTCGGGCCTTGGCGGAGGTGTGGCTGTCATACCTCGAAAACGGGGCGGCCTCGCCCCTTCCGGCCCGGGTGAAACAGGGATGAACCACGAAATATACGAACGGGATTCCGGGGCCGAGGCAGGCTTTTCACGACGGCTACGATTCCCCGGGTCGGGCTCTAAACCCCTTCAGCCTAAAAAGCTAAAAGCCTTTTTGGAACCACGAACCACACGAAAAGGGCCCGGACGCGAAGATGAGTTGTTGTCCAAAACGATGACCACTTCGCGATCAAAGGAAAATTCTGAATAACCCGGGAGGAAAACATGTCGAGTTCATACAAGGGGAAATTGCACCGGTTTGCCGCTGTCGCCCTGATCCTGACTTTCGGAGGCCTGTTCGCAAGCGCCCCGGTGAAAGCGGTTGAGCCGCCGGCCGGGGCGGCCGCTTCCCGGGGGCCCGTCGACCCGGCGGAGTTCGCGAAGGCCGTGGACGCCTTCTTCGCCCGGGAGATGGAAGCCCGTCACATCCCCGGCGCGGTCTTCGTCCTGGTGAAGGACGGCCGGGTCTTCTATGCCAAGGGGTACGGCTACGCCTCGCTGGAGAGCCGCAAGCCCGTGGACCCCGAAACCACGTATTTCAAGGCCGGGTCCATCTCGAAGGTGTTCACCGCCACGGCCGTCACGCA from Acidobacteriota bacterium includes these protein-coding regions:
- a CDS encoding TetR/AcrR family transcriptional regulator; translation: MKKQSDGEPVSPGGLTRAPRQTRSERSLQRILDATERILETKDFAEVTVNEIVREARSSVGVFYSRFPDKMALLHVLDERFVAAVEADVEEFVRQHREAPLAEAVTELVRFVWRTYTRRKGMQRSLILRVRLSPNDRFQAAGRRLVRCIDTVCDLLRERRAEIRHPDPACALRLGMTLVVAAVKEMVVFAQTTLLDLPEYASEEALVRALAEVWLSYLENGAASPLPARVKQG